The following nucleotide sequence is from Gordonia humi.
CGTTCATCCGCACCCAGGTCACCAACGCCGCCACCGAAGGCACCAACCGGCTGGTCAAGCAGGTGAAACGATCGGCCTGCGGATTCCGCAACATCGAGAACTCACGCCGCAGGATACGATTCCACTGCACCCGCAAACAACGGCGGGCGCGCATCCAGTTCCACTGCTAAAGGAACTGCCCGGTTAACTGCGAAGAGCCCCGAATACCACTTCGATCCAGACGCTGCCATAGGTTTCATCCTCCCTTGAGACGAACCCTCCAGAAACACCGGGACGGATCATAGTGCACCAGCGTCCCGAACGTGTCTCCCTCAAGCTCATTGCAGCTCTGTGTGACATCTTTGAGTGCGGCCCTGAGGATCTCGTGACTGTCACCGCAGCCAACGCTCGAAAGAAGGCCGCCAGCGCTGGCCGCGAAAACGTCGTCGAGCTCAACAAGGCAGTACGCCCACGCCGAGCGAGGATCATCAGTGACGACGATTGAACCCCGCCGCCGAAACACGGTCCGAGGCCGACCCAAAGCAACCGACGGCCAACTGGAATGCGTCCGCTGCCAGCGACACATGCGTAAAGCTGCGGTTACGTGGCCGGATGGCAAGGTGCGCAACTCGTGCTTCTACGATGCCACGAGCCTGTTCGGGTCATGCCCAAGCTGCGGCATGGAGCGCATGCTGACCCTTACCTCCGGCGGCGTATTCAGCTTGAAAAGAATTGGGAATCTGGATAGCCAAGTCAAACAATTACCGGTTAATTACTGGCAGTATTAGCCTGCTTGGATACCTAGAGCTGTGATGGATTACATTACTGGCAACAACAGAATTTTCGATTTCCTCATTAGCGATTATGCCGCCGGTATTAGTATTACGATCGTAGCGAGGGAAATTGCTACTCGACACTTCCAGCCGGATTTGGTGACCACGAAGAAAAACATTTGAGGTGACGCCCAAGTCAAGCGACACCTCATAAACATCGCCGGGAGTCATCAGCTCGGGGCTTGACAGCGATGACCTATACCGCATCCTCAGTATGCCATCCGAGAGATAGAGTGGACGTCCGTCCGTGTCGACGTCAACAAGCTTCCCCGTGAAATCGGTGTCAAAAGCGGAAGAAGAAACGTATAAAATTAGACGTAAGTACCCTGTAACCTCTAATGGCCCAGACAACGGGGGGCTTGAGTAGCAGAGCACATCCGCTCGCTTTTCGACCGACCATTGGTTTGCAGGCCCCACCCCTCCATCGGTCGCAGGCAGTACCATCCGTCCTCCGACACTCGGGACTGCATCTCGGGGATCGTACCTATACTTGTCGAGCGCCGCGCCCGTAGCAAAGGAGGGACGAAGCACGCCAGCTTCGATGTTCACACCAGCCTGGCCATCGCTATCGAGAAAGAACTCTGTGTACGTTGTGTCTGGAAGTGGCCAAGCCTCTTCACCGCGCCACTGGTCGATTCCCATTACAAATATATGCACTGGCGAGGCCATGGAGGGCGTAGCTGAAGTATCGCCCTTCAGCCAGCGGTCGAAGAAGTTCAAGTACGTGCTTGTGAGATTTGCGGCCTCGACATTGCCGAATTGACCGAACTGCCGATCTGGGTAAATCCCGGTGAAATTCAGATGATCCCATGGACCAAGTACAAGTCGATGGCGCTCGCGCTTGTCTCCTTCCGAAAGCCCAGCACTAAGTTCGCAATATGCTTTTGTCGTATCTTGCACAAAGATATCGAACCACCCTCCAACGTGAATGGCGGGAGTATTAATATGATCAAATTTTTCCGCAACTGAAAGATTACGCCAGTACTCATCTCGCTCCGGGTGGTCTACAATCTCTTCCCACCAACCAACGGTTTCAAGCAACAGTGATTGGTCGCGAAGCGGGGTATGATTAAGAAACTCTGTTGGACTTGTCAGCATGGCATTAAGCGCCGATGTTCGGGATGTGTCACTGTTTTCTCGGGCAGACATCGCCAAAGCCATCGAGGTCGACCACCACAACACTGTGTGCAATGAGAGGGCGCCACCGACTGAATGCCAAGGAGCACTGTAATAGTCAGTGCTAGTAATCATCGGCGCAATTGCCTCGAGGCCCTCTGGTTGCTTCGAGGCCGTCGCCCATTGGGTAAATCCAAGATAAGATGGGCCATAGGACCCAATCGACCCATTACACCAATCTTGTTTACGAATCCACTCAATCGTGTCGGCCCCATCTCTGGGATCATCTACCATAGGACTGAATGACCCATCGGACTTGGAGGTGCCACGGCATTCCTGCCATACCAGCGCATAGCCTGAATTTAGGAGCGAGAAAAAATTAGGATGAAGTGGATGCGCGAAAGCTTGTAGATTATGTTTGCCG
It contains:
- a CDS encoding CocE/NonD family hydrolase, producing the protein MNDSTNTSVRIDFDLGVPMRDGTLLKTDVWIPASGGPSPALLVRTPYGKHNLQAFAHPLHPNFFSLLNSGYALVWQECRGTSKSDGSFSPMVDDPRDGADTIEWIRKQDWCNGSIGSYGPSYLGFTQWATASKQPEGLEAIAPMITSTDYYSAPWHSVGGALSLHTVLWWSTSMALAMSARENSDTSRTSALNAMLTSPTEFLNHTPLRDQSLLLETVGWWEEIVDHPERDEYWRNLSVAEKFDHINTPAIHVGGWFDIFVQDTTKAYCELSAGLSEGDKRERHRLVLGPWDHLNFTGIYPDRQFGQFGNVEAANLTSTYLNFFDRWLKGDTSATPSMASPVHIFVMGIDQWRGEEAWPLPDTTYTEFFLDSDGQAGVNIEAGVLRPSFATGAALDKYRYDPRDAVPSVGGRMVLPATDGGVGPANQWSVEKRADVLCYSSPPLSGPLEVTGYLRLILYVSSSAFDTDFTGKLVDVDTDGRPLYLSDGILRMRYRSSLSSPELMTPGDVYEVSLDLGVTSNVFLRGHQIRLEVSSSNFPRYDRNTNTGGIIANEEIENSVVASNVIHHSSRYPSRLILPVINR